In Drechmeria coniospora strain ARSEF 6962 chromosome 03, whole genome shotgun sequence, the DNA window tgctcgaggagctccCGCTGCAGCTCCGACACCTCTCGGCTGAGCGTCGCGATCTGCTCGATGCTCCTGTAGCTGTTGAAGTGCTTCATGAGCTGGATGACGGCCTGCAGGAGGCCGGCGCACTCGCGGTACTGCCTCGTCCTGGCCAGCACCCGGAGCTGCTCGTacgccgtcgtcagcatCTGCAGCCGCTTCAGCGCCGTCATGCTGAGCGTCAGGTTGCGCTTCGTGCCGTCGAGCCTCTTGatgtcggccgtcatcgacgtgATGTTCTGCTCCGTCTCTATCGCCCGCGACCGGACCGTCTCGATCTTGCGGAACAGCTGCGCCAGCTCCGACTGCGCCGACTGCATCCGCTCGAGGCTCGAGTCGGGCTTGTACGCCTGCACCGCCTCGAGAGTGCCAATCTCGCTTGACAGCTGATTCTGCCTCGCCGCGAGCGTCTGCGACGCCTGGCTGATGGAGGCCGCGGCGGATGGGTGGGAGAAGAGGAGGTTGAGATGGACCATCGGATCGTACTCGACTGTGCACAGGACGGACCGGTCAGCTAGCTGGCCGAGACgtggccgatgacgaggacggcaccggcgcaCTTACCTGCGTCGAGCGACGACGCGTCCCCCAAGTCCCCGTCCATGTCGGTGCGGCCTGGTTCGGCGATGTGAGGATCTTGGCTGTCAGGATGTTGCTGCTGCCAGTGGACGACGGAGCTTCGTCACGAGTTCGACGGCGAACCGTGTCCTGCCCCTATCGTTGCCCAATAGGCTAATGGCGCAaccaactacggagtacttaagttagtattacctacttactaggtacctacttggtaggtacggagaatggtgtacggagtgctcaGGTAATACTAGAtaggtaattactaggtacggagcacatgccATGCACTTGATACTATTGGCAGATCGGTAATTAGCCTGCACTCCGTAGATAGGTACTACTCAGGTACCCAGTACAAGGCACTTGCCTGCATGTGCAAGCGATAGTACCTACGAGTTAGTGGACTCCGTGTAgatacttgcacctacaggGGGCATGATTCCCTGCGCAGCACTAATAACCGGTattaccgagtacttgcaagaaGTTGGTACATAGCAGGAATACCTTgccacgtacggagtacaagtaatacagtagttgtactgcacTTTAAAAGGtatacagtgcaagtacatgtcggAGAAGCACAGTAACCAGGACAAGGCATCGCAACCGCAACTACTTACACCTATTGTCCGTCCTCTTGCTTCCAACTCCAATAGCAGGTCGAAAAGGGGACCCTCCTGCTGGCTGATTGAATGAATGAATAGCGTTTTCGGCTTCGACCAAATGAATCACAATGATGCGCACGGAGACGCACTCTACTTCTTCCTCCTTTCTCACTGGGCTTTCTACTTTGCGTATACTCACCTTTTCGATTCGCTTCATGTATCACGAATTTGGCTCAAGGGCAGAGGATCACCAGCTTGCTCGTCACGACGAGAGAGACAGCGAGACGGGCTTGACATGCCAGGAGGTGTGAGCAATGCCGTGGAATTGTTATGCTTTCTCACCGCTGGCCGGCGGAAGAAGAATTAGACGCTCGGCTCCTGCGGGACGATGCCTCCGTTCGTCATCCCTTCCTCGGGTGCTCGGTCCATTTCCATGCTCTCCTTTTCCCTCGCAGCCGtctccttgcccttcttTTTCATCGAGGACATGGAAAAGCGCCAGGTGCTCATCCGGCCCGCCTCCCTTCCATCCTTCGACTTGGACGGCCCCAGGGATGGGCTGCCCGACATGCTGTCGTAGCTGCGCCCCAGCaacgcgccgtcgtcgcccggcTCGTCCAGGTCTCCAATGCTCGATCGGTGGTCCGCCGACATGTTCTTGTCCGAGTTGGAGGTGCTGCCGGGTCCCTTCTTAAACAGACCCGACTCCTTGCCCAACCTCGAGGACAGACTAAACTTGCCGAAACTTCCCTTGCGGAACAGCTTCCGGACGACGTTCTCCGGGTCCTTCGCGCTCTgtgccgagggcgagttCACGTCCGAGGCCGGGTTGGACACGGTGCCGTCAAGCTGCAACGACTCGTGCGACTCCGACACGGACGTCTGGGTGTGGACCGAGTACGCGTCCCGAGAGATGCGCGAGTCCGCGGGCGAGTCGTCgaggctcggcggcgcgtcAACGCCAGGAgtcgtcgagcccgccgTCTGGCTCTTGTCGTCTCTGGAGACGTCCTTCCCGCGGCCTCTGTCGCGCGCCTTGGCCCTGTCCTTGTCCGTGCCGGCCTCCTTGTCCCTGCCTCGGTCCTTGCCGAAGATCTGGCCCATGAAGGTGGGGGCGGCCGGGTTGAGGCCTTGGTTCAGCGACTTGGAGTTGCCCGGCGGCCGCGACCCGATGACGCCCACCTGATTGGGCCGGTTTTCGGGCTTCATCAAGTCGTGCTCGTCCAGTATCACGTCGTCCGCAGAGGCGAGCGTGGTCGTCAGCGCGTTGGACCCCTGCAGCGACGGACGCCTCGAGCCGCTCCGGGATGGCCATCGGCCGTCGCTCGGAGACCATGGGCGATTCTTGGCCAAGCCCAGCGCGTCTCCAGGCGCTCCCCATATGGACCCGCtatccgtcgacggccgcgggAGGTCCGTCGACGCAATCGATGCGGGCCGAGAAGCATCGTGGTCTCCATTGGgcagcaccgtcgccgagcccCTCAGCGGATTGAAGCGCAGCGAGGAGAAGGGTCTCGACGTTCCCACCGACGGCCCGGGGGAGATGTTGTCCGGTCCCATCGAACTGCGACCCATCCAGGAGGAGAAGTTTAGCCGACGCTTGCCGGCAAGGATCTCGCTCtcgtcggtcgtcgtcgggaacGACTGGCTCTGCTCGGACTTGAGGGTACCGATGGgagggccgtcgtcgtccgaggccTTGGATCCTCGACCTCGCTGGAACGTGGACAGAAAGCTGGCAATCTTATGGCCGGTGGCCGAGGGGGGCGTCGGTGACGAGTTGAGGGGCAGCGGCTGCCGGTCGTTGTTGTCCGCGTACTGGGGGAAGGGCAGGTTGTGCGACGAACCGTGCGGGCTCGAGAAGGCGGGAAAGGACATGCTGGAGGAGGCCGGTGATTGAGGGGGGTCTTCGCCGGCGGTGATGGACTCTGGCAGGATCGGGCTCTTCGACTCCATGGCGTCCGTGtcctcgctctcctcgaAGATGTTGGACGGCAGCAGGGTCTGGGCGGATGGGCTGAGCGGGCCGCTGCCAGCCTTGAGatccacgtcgacggcaagctcgcTGGTGCCACCCGGCGCGACGTCGGTGAAGAGGCGAGGGGCGAAGCTCGGGTTGCCAAACCCGCCCGTGGTCTGAAACTtcagctcggccgacggagcTCGGTCGGGCGAGGACAGGATCGCGTTGGTGACCGAATTGCTGCCGCGGCTGAGGCGCTTGTGCTGAACGGCCGGCGATGGCTCAAACTCGAGCATGGAAGAATCCGGTTGGGCGTAAAAGGCCAGaccggcctgctgctgcatgcTCAGCTGCTCGCTGAGGGCGCGGACCTGCTGGTCCAAGATGTGGCCGCTCTTGGTCTCCGCCACCAGCCGGTTGTGGATGTCCCTCCTCTTGAACTCCCACTCGCGTCGGAGGCGgaggtcctcgtccttccACTGCTCGTTGTCGGCCCCGGGCAGCagctccctcgtcgccttgaTATCCTGCAGCTGCTTGCCCTTGTCCttcagctcggcctcgagcttggcgCAGTTGTCCTGGAGCTCCGCGTTGTCTTGGTCGAGCTTCTTCACCTCACGGTCCCTGCTTTTCATCAGGACGGCCTTTTGGGCCTGGAAGCCATCGCGATCCGCCTTCATCCTCTCGACTTCATGCTCAAACTTGGCGGCGCTGTCTCGGATTTTGGATTTCTTCATCTCCTTGTCCTTCAGCTGCTGCTCCTTCTTCGATCGAtccttctcggccgctcgCATCTGCTCCATCGTCATCCGCAGCATGGCCTTGAGCTGCAGCGTCTGCTCCTCCTTTTCCTTGAGCGCCTGTCTTTTGCGGTCCCTGTCCTTCTTGAGCTCCTcttcctgctgctgcgagtcggcctcgtccttggcatACAGCGCCAGCGTGTCGTCGATTTCCTTCCGAATTCCCTCAAAGCGTTCGTTGAGCTCGGCCAGGGACATCtccggctccgacgacgtGGGAGATCGTATTTGGGGCTGGTCGGCGCTCGCGACCGATGGTGAATGTCGGCGGTTGAGCGTGTTTCGTCGCTGCCCGGGCGCGGACGCAACCGAATCGCGGGGAAGGGCGGCGCTCTTGTCGAGCACCGCCGCGGCTTCGACGGCAGGGACCGAGGCCGGAGCCTTGTCGGGGTagtcgctgtcgtcgctgGTCTCGGCACGGGGTTGATCGTGGTCGACGAAGCTCGCGGGGAGGCGCGCGCTGCCGAGCTGTGGCCTCCCATCGCGGCCGAAGGTTCGGAGGCGAATCAAGGGGCTCGCGGCGCGAAAGTTGTTGGGCCCGATGGCGAACACTCGAATGTTGTAGAAGTGATTCGGCTTCAGCCCTGTGACGGTGATGGCCGTCTCGTTGGCGGGCGACTCTCCCACTGTGACGACTCGTCAGGCTACACTTCCCCGACCGAGGAGGAACGGGTCGTTGCGCATCCGCCACCGGGGTGCTCACCAATTACACCGTTGACTTGTATCATGTATCTTTGTACGGGTCGGTGGATGTGCCTCGTCCAGGTCAGGGAGGCCGAATCGGCACCAATGCCGGCCAA includes these proteins:
- a CDS encoding Fibronectin type III domain protein: MSWEPPSLTIACILTFGLLWCYRNVRSATPGSSPQLHLALTGLAILVDYRTKALRWCESTYDATFNATPIEQLKMALTLGAIVWLLHRSWQTLWKPVPELVNILGVDIPHPPDVCLAGIGADSASLTWTRHIHRPVQRYMIQVNGVIVGESPANETAITVTGLKPNHFYNIRVFAIGPNNFRAASPLIRLRTFGRDGRPQLGSARLPASFVDHDQPRAETSDDSDYPDKAPASVPAVEAAAVLDKSAALPRDSVASAPGQRRNTLNRRHSPSVASADQPQIRSPTSSEPEMSLAELNERFEGIRKEIDDTLALYAKDEADSQQQEEELKKDRDRKRQALKEKEEQTLQLKAMLRMTMEQMRAAEKDRSKKEQQLKDKEMKKSKIRDSAAKFEHEVERMKADRDGFQAQKAVLMKSRDREVKKLDQDNAELQDNCAKLEAELKDKGKQLQDIKATRELLPGADNEQWKDEDLRLRREWEFKRRDIHNRLVAETKSGHILDQQVRALSEQLSMQQQAGLAFYAQPDSSMLEFEPSPAVQHKRLSRGSNSVTNAILSSPDRAPSAELKFQTTGGFGNPSFAPRLFTDVAPGGTSELAVDVDLKAGSGPLSPSAQTLLPSNIFEESEDTDAMESKSPILPESITAGEDPPQSPASSSMSFPAFSSPHGSSHNLPFPQYADNNDRQPLPLNSSPTPPSATGHKIASFLSTFQRGRGSKASDDDGPPIGTLKSEQSQSFPTTTDESEILAGKRRLNFSSWMGRSSMGPDNISPGPSVGTSRPFSSLRFNPLRGSATVLPNGDHDASRPASIASTDLPRPSTDSGSIWGAPGDALGLAKNRPWSPSDGRWPSRSGSRRPSLQGSNALTTTLASADDVILDEHDLMKPENRPNQVGVIGSRPPGNSKSLNQGLNPAAPTFMGQIFGKDRGRDKEAGTDKDRAKARDRGRGKDVSRDDKSQTAGSTTPGVDAPPSLDDSPADSRISRDAYSVHTQTSVSESHESLQLDGTVSNPASDVNSPSAQSAKDPENVVRKLFRKGSFGKFSLSSRLGKESGLFKKGPGSTSNSDKNMSADHRSSIGDLDEPGDDGALLGRSYDSMSGSPSLGPSKSKDGREAGRMSTWRFSMSSMKKKGKETAAREKESMEMDRAPEEGMTNGGIVPQEPSV